The DNA region TTTCAAGGGCCGCGTCGTCGCTCGGCTGGGAGCGAATCCAGCCCTCGATAGTGTCCACCAGCGCCTCCAGATTTTTCATGCGCGTCTCGTTGTCGGTAAAGCGCGGGTCGCGGGCCATTTCCGGTCGGCCCATTGCCTCGCACAACTTCGACCAGTGCTGCTCCAGGGGCGCAATCAGGATGAAATAGCGCTCGCGGCCCTGAAACACCCCGGCCGGGCTGGCATACCACGAGTGCGCCCCGGAACGGCTCGGACTGATCGCGCCCTTGCTCAGGCTGTACATCTGGAAGCCGGCCTCGTGATAGTGGGCATAGGTGTCGAGCAGCGACAGGTCCAGGTGCTGACCCCGCCCGGTGCGTTCGCGGTACAGCAGGGCCGCACACACCGCGCCCATGGCGTGCGCGCCGGTAGACACGTCGCCCATGGCAACCATCGGGAAGATGGGCGAGCCGCCTTTCTCGCCACCCATCGAGGTGATGCCGGAGTAGGCTGCGCCCACCCAGTCGAAGCCCGGCTCGTGAGCCAGCGGTCCGGTCTGGCCAAAGGCCGAGATCGAGCACATGACCAGCCGCGGGTTGAGTTGGCTGACCACGTCGTAGCCCAGACCCAGGCGGCCGATCACGCCCGGGGCGTAGTTCTCGACCAGCACGTCAACTTTCTTGACCAGCCCCTTGAGGATGGTGAGGCCCTCGGGCGTCTTGGCGTCCAGGCACACGTCCTTCTTGCCCCGGTTATGCTGGACAAAATAGCCGCTGCGGCCGTCGCGCACGACCGGGCCGAGGCGCGCGCCGTCGCCGGCCGGGGCCAGCTCGACCTTGATCACCTCGGCGCCCATCTCGGCCAGCATCAGGGTGCAGGTCGGTCCGGCCACAATCTGCGAGAAATCCAGGACCTTGTAGCCCTCAAGCACGTGCTTCGGCTGATTCATTTTGCCCTCCCAAAGTTTTATACTGCTCCCATACCAGCCCAGAGCGAGGAGGCAAGAGGGCGTAGCGCTAGGCTTGCTTCCTTGAGAGCGGGGAGGACAGACAACGGCCGGGCAAGCCATAAGGAGCGGACGCATGAACCCCGTCAGTGCTGCACGCGAACTGCAGCCCATAATCCGAAAGTATCTTGGCGAAGGAGAAAAGGAAGCCAGACTGGTGAACGAAGTGTTCGCCGCGGTCGGCCAGGCCGGGCTCTTCCGCCTCTTCGCTCCGCACGAAGTCGGGGGCCTGGAAGTCTCTCCGGCTGTCGCGCTGGCTGCTATCGAGGCGGTCAGTGCCGCCGATCCGGCCGTTGGCTGGTGTATTGGCAATTCTCAGCCCGCCTGCCTGGCGGCCGGCTGGCTGGCCGAGGACGAGCGGGCAAGGCTGTTTGCCGAGCCGCATCGCAACTTTGGCTTCTCGGCCGCACCGGCCGGCCGGGCCGTTGCGGAACAGGGTGGCTATCGCCTCAGCGGCCAGTGGCCGGTTGTGACGGGCTGTGAGGATGCGAGTTGGTGCGCCCTGGCGGGTCTCGTCATGGATGGCGAGACGCCGCGCCAGGTGAATGGCGTCCCCGACGGACGGCTTTTCCTGATTCCGACGGCGGACCTCGTCATCTCTCCCACCTGGCGGGGGGCTGCGGCGATGCGGGGAACGGGCAGTCACGCGGTGAGTGTCGATCAGGTCTTCGTACCCGAAGGCTTCGCCCATACCCCGGCGAAGCCACGCGTGATCGACCGTCCCTTGTATCGCCTGCCACTCCCGTTGTTGTTTGCGCCAGCCGGTGTTGCCGTCGCCCTGGGAGCCTTGGACACCGCTGTGGCGAGCGCCAGAGAAGCGCTGGGTGCGAAGGTCTCCTCCTTCAGCGGGCAGACGATCCGTGACCAAACCCCGATTCAGGAGCTGATTGCCCACAGCAGCGCCGCGTTGCGGGCGGCCCGGGCAGGACTGTTGGCCGCAACGAACGCGGTCTGGGAGCTGGCGAGTCGGGGTGCTGGGGTTCCGCTGCCGCTCCGGGCGGAACTGTACGCCTCGACTTTCTACGTCTTGGACACGGCGCGGGATACCGTCAGCCACCTGTACGCCCGGGGCACGCGGGCAGGGTTCATGCAGGGCAATCCACTTGAACGGGCGCTCAGAAATCTGCACGCCATCGCCTTTGGCTATGAGTCCTCGCGTGGCCTTCAGCATTCCGCCGGGCGGGTCTTACTCGGCGGCGAGCCGCTCGACCCACTGTTCTGAACGGGGCCGCCGCGCCTCTCGCACCGCTCACACGGATGGGGTATATCTAGGCGGCAATAACGACTGCAAGGAGGGAATAGTATGGGGAACACGCAACAACATCCGCAGAAGCCAAACGGTAACGGCGCGGTCGAGCAGTATGACGCGATCGTGATCGGCGCCGGAGTGTCGGGCCTGTATCAACTGTACAAACTCAGACAGATGGGGCTTTCGGTGCGGGTCTTTGAGGACGCCAGCGGTGTGGGCGGCACCTGGTATTGGAATCGCTATCCGGGCTGCCGGTTCGATTCCGAGAGCGAAACCTATGGGTATTCGTGGTCGGAGGAGCTGCTCCAGGAGTGGGACTGGAAAGAGCATTTTTCGGGCCAGCCGGAGAACGAGCGCTACCTCAATTTTGTGGCCGACAAGTTCGACCTGCGTCAGCTCGGCCGTCTACGACGAGGACGCGCAACGCTGGGAGGTCCAGATCGAAAACGGCCAGCGCGCCCGGGCGCAGTTTCTGATTGGCGCGGTCGGTGTCCTGTCTGCCAAGTATCTGCCCCCGTTTGAAGGCATGGACAGCTTCGAGGGCGAGTCGTTCCACACCTCCAACTGGCCGAAGGAAAAAGTCGACTTCAGCGGCAAACGGGTCGGCGTCATCGGC from Desulfurellaceae bacterium includes:
- a CDS encoding acyl-CoA dehydrogenase family protein; the encoded protein is MNPVSAARELQPIIRKYLGEGEKEARLVNEVFAAVGQAGLFRLFAPHEVGGLEVSPAVALAAIEAVSAADPAVGWCIGNSQPACLAAGWLAEDERARLFAEPHRNFGFSAAPAGRAVAEQGGYRLSGQWPVVTGCEDASWCALAGLVMDGETPRQVNGVPDGRLFLIPTADLVISPTWRGAAAMRGTGSHAVSVDQVFVPEGFAHTPAKPRVIDRPLYRLPLPLLFAPAGVAVALGALDTAVASAREALGAKVSSFSGQTIRDQTPIQELIAHSSAALRAARAGLLAATNAVWELASRGAGVPLPLRAELYASTFYVLDTARDTVSHLYARGTRAGFMQGNPLERALRNLHAIAFGYESSRGLQHSAGRVLLGGEPLDPLF
- a CDS encoding CoA transferase, which produces MNQPKHVLEGYKVLDFSQIVAGPTCTLMLAEMGAEVIKVELAPAGDGARLGPVVRDGRSGYFVQHNRGKKDVCLDAKTPEGLTILKGLVKKVDVLVENYAPGVIGRLGLGYDVVSQLNPRLVMCSISAFGQTGPLAHEPGFDWVGAAYSGITSMGGEKGGSPIFPMVAMGDVSTGAHAMGAVCAALLYRERTGRGQHLDLSLLDTYAHYHEAGFQMYSLSKGAISPSRSGAHSWYASPAGVFQGRERYFILIAPLEQHWSKLCEAMGRPEMARDPRFTDNETRMKNLEALVDTIEGWIRSQPSDDAALEILKAHHVPVAPILSVPEALQHPHLRQRGTVRTVHDRLLGDLEVPGFALRFSEFPAPLELQAPLLGEHNTQILTEWLGYSPDQIQDLEHRGILRSGPA